The genome window CAGGCCTTGCCCGCCAGCTTGATTTTCAACAATGGCAACTTGCCGCGCAGCTATGTGCAGTCGGCCAACGCGGGCGTGGCCACCGTCACGGCGGCCGTGGCGGGCGGCCCTTCGGCGCAGACGCGGCTGGAATTCGTCGCGCCATTGAGCCCTGCCAGCAAGCTGGCCGTGCAGGCGGAGCCGGCCGTGCTGCGCGCGAATATGGGCACTGCGGCGGCCGCAGCCGACAACGCCGGCACCAGTATCAGCACAATCAGCGCCGTGGTGCGCGATGGCGCGGCGAACAACCTGGTCAAGAACGCGCCCGTGCTGTTCAGCATCTTGAGCGACCCCAGCGGCGGCTACCTGCGGCAGGCGGGCCGTGTGCTGACGGGCAGCGACGGCCTGGCGCGCGCCGTGTATGTGGCGGGGCCGGCCGATAGCGGGCGCGACGGCGTACTGATCCAGGCCCGCATCGAGGGCGCCCCGCAAGCGGCGGCCACGGCCCTCGTGCGCCTGACGGTGGCGCGGCAAGCACTGTCGATCAAGCTGGGCACGGGCAGCCTGCTGCGCGAGTATTCGACCAGCGTGCTGCAAAAGGACTTTACCGTGTTCGTTTCCGACAGCGCAGGCAACGCCGTGTCCGGCGTTGCCATCACGGCCGCCGCCTGGCCCAGCCGCTATGCCAAGGGATATTATGTGTGGCAAGCGGACAAGCCCGAGTTCCCCGACACGGGCGTGTGGCGCCTGGCCCTGCCCCACTACAGCTGTGCCAATGAAGATGTCTTGCGCAACGGCATTTTTGACGCCGCCTATGACCGCAACGGCAATGGCGTGCTCGATCCGGGCATCCCCCTGACCGTCAGCGCCAGCGGCCTGAGCGACGCGCTGGGCATGGCCACCGTCACCGTCAGTTATCCGCGCAACCATGGCTCCTGGGTGCACGTCGCCCTGACGGTGCGCGGCACGGTCAGCGGCACGGAAGCGAGCGCCACGACGGATTTCCCATTACCCACGCTGGCCAGCGATTTCAGCGCGCGCCGCGTGGACCCGCCAGGACGCATCAGCCCCTATGGCAGCGGCCCCTGCGACAGCCCCGACTGAGGGACAAGCATACCACTTGCCATTCAATCAAATTATTTGCAACATGGATAAGAAAACAGTCTTGCCACATGGAAATATTTTCGTTATGCTCATTTTTCCCGCCCAATCCGCCACAAGCGGCCGGGCCTGCAGGAATACTTTGAGACAGATTGCTTGCCAGACCAATATGCGAAAAAAGAATACTGTAGCCTGGACACCCGGCACCACCGCCCGCCCCGTACCCGGCGCCGGACGGCGCGTGACCTCGTATGACGTGGCCCTACTGGCCGGCGTGTCGCAATCGGCCGTGTCGCGCTGCTTCAAGCCGGGCGCCAGCATCTCGCCCGCCACCCAGGCCAAGGTCATGCAGGCGGCCATCAGT of Janthinobacterium sp. PAMC25594 contains these proteins:
- a CDS encoding Ig-like domain-containing protein, giving the protein MPYAPLRQRPHLPAAWLAALLVSLAGCGGGGSTDTQAGAGCSLHSTAGCGGSPPPPVTPPVTPPVTPPVIPPVTPPEPASLASAVNLVFSSTELASAGLAGSEVAVTALVKDGANLALPNAKISFAADSGILGSVDAVTDKNGQARALLGTGGANGNRSITVTANVGARSGKGTVAVTGSSVEVLGPAALMLGQGADLTVTVRDSAKRPVAGAAIAYSTGAGNGLRVRDGGAALSNAQGQLVLRLTAGSLGKDAVSVSALGAAATQAYAVAGSDLRLSPAVGQDASGADVLPEVATLACQPIDARYDKAGVAQTGSASLSTSRGSLFADSACSQALPASLIFNNGNLPRSYVQSANAGVATVTAAVAGGPSAQTRLEFVAPLSPASKLAVQAEPAVLRANMGTAAAAADNAGTSISTISAVVRDGAANNLVKNAPVLFSILSDPSGGYLRQAGRVLTGSDGLARAVYVAGPADSGRDGVLIQARIEGAPQAAATALVRLTVARQALSIKLGTGSLLREYSTSVLQKDFTVFVSDSAGNAVSGVAITAAAWPSRYAKGYYVWQADKPEFPDTGVWRLALPHYSCANEDVLRNGIFDAAYDRNGNGVLDPGIPLTVSASGLSDALGMATVTVSYPRNHGSWVHVALTVRGTVSGTEASATTDFPLPTLASDFSARRVDPPGRISPYGSGPCDSPD